The Lolium rigidum isolate FL_2022 chromosome 2, APGP_CSIRO_Lrig_0.1, whole genome shotgun sequence genomic interval CACGTTGATTTTTAATCTTCACTTTACGTTTCCTATGTACTTCCGGAGAGCGAAGTTGTGTACTTTTCGATATTGTCTTGTGTACTTCCTGGTGAATATTTTTGTAATTACTTTCTGGTACATCCGAATAGGGTGTGTACTTCCCAGCTAGCAGGTTTGATCTTCCGGATATTTACTAAGTGTGCTTCTCGGCGGAACTTTTTTTTAAGGATATTTCAAACCAAATGGCTAAATTTTCgtgattttatttatgttgtacTTCCCAAAACATTCATGGGACAGTGCTCCAAGGAAAACAAGTGGGAAAAGAGTGCTCTTGAAGCTTCAAGGGGCGGTGGTGCTTGAGATATTTCACTACCATTGAGACTTATACTGTTGTTGTTTGTGTATTTCTTTGTAAGTACCAATTTTGACTGTGCGTCTACACTTGTTTCTTCCTTTTTAAATACTTTGTAAGTACTATTTTTGACTatgcttctgcacttttgtttcttcttttttAAATACCGAAATAGCAAAAGCGTAAAATTTGGATTAAATCTCATAAACATATGAGCGAACATGCACATGGCATGTTTTGTTCTTTTTACAGGCTACAATCATGTGGTGGACAAACTCACCATAGCATGTCAAAGAGTAGGAGGAAATGGCTGGCCAGCGCATTCACCACCAAATCTAGCGAGCCGGATGGGACGCTGCTGCATCGCTAGAGAAATAGCAAGATCAAAATAAAGAGCAGCAAGCCAGCAACTGCGGTGGTCCAATACGTGCACTGCATGTAGCTAAACTGTTGTATTGCCGACTAATGACAATCATGTATACGGCCTTCAGAGACAGAGAAAAGACAGAGAAAAACGTCGACGTTTCCATTTCTGCTCTTGACGCCTAGTTTCTGTTCTCACatacaaattcaacaatgtaagGCCGCGATACATGTTCACGGAAATTCAAAATCACCTACACTTCAATTCACCACCAATTGCACTGCATCTGTTAATAAATCTGTACTGCCGTGGATAAAAGCTGATGCTGCTACTCGAGGCAGAGAGCATGGGCAGGAGGTCCGCCGCTGTCGAGGAGGCTTGTCGAGGAGGCTTGTCGAGCAGGACGGAGCCGGCAGGGAAGTCGTCCTGTTCCGGAAGGCCGCAGTGAAGGGGGCCGGCGGCAAGGCTTGGGCCATCGACGGTGAAGGCGGGCCAGCGCTGGTAGGAGCCAGTGGTGACGATTGTTGGGGAGGCGACGGTGGTTGTGGAAGGGGAGGGGCGGCGGTGGTTATTGGAGCAGGGGCGGCGGTGGTTATTGGAGCAGGGGCGGCGATGGTTATtggggcaggggcggcggcggttgctCTAGGAGTCGGGTCGACGAGGgaccgcccggcggcggcgggacgtccATAAGGCGGCGGCGTTTTTAGCATGACGCGTTGCCAATTAAAGAAGGCCTTAAGCATACTTCCCATTGATACTCGTTTGTACTGCCCGACGCTACCCATGTGTATTTTCTTGATAAATTTTATCCTTTTTTTCTTGGACTTACTGGCATtatgaacttgtacttatcgaTGCCACATACTCGTACTTccgtacctaattttctttgagGTATATGCTGTaacatttttttttggctttttagcATGACACAGTGACAATTAAAGAAGAACTTAATCATACTTTCCATTGCTATTCATTTGTACTGCCCGATGCTACCCATGCGTATTTTCCTGATAAATTTTAATCTTTTTTTCTTGGACTTTCTGGCTTTATGAACTGGTACTTATCGGCACCATATATTCGCACTTCAATGCCTAATTTTCTTTGAAGCATATGCCgtaacattttatttttattttttggcttTTTAGCATGATACGATGACATATAAAGAAGCCCTTAATCGTAGTTCCCATTGCTACTCGTTTGTACTGCCCGATGCTGCTCATGTGTATTTCCATGATAAATTTAACCTTCTTTTTTCTTGGACTTCCAGGCATTATGAACCTATACTTATCTGCGACATATACTCGTACTTCCGTGCCTAATTATTCTTATTTATTTTTTGGCTTTTTTACATGACAAGATGACAATTAAAGAAAGCCAATATATCGATAAGAATaaaatgaaaatcaatatggCCACCACCTTAATTTTGCACACTATTTTTTCAagagtatttttctttgttttctcgatgtGGACAAGTGTGCTGCTAGGTATAAATCTTTATACAAATGTACTGCTATGTGATTTATTTCCAAATATTCATGAAAGAGATTAATTTCAGCTTTCACAGAAGAAAACGAGTTGCTGCCCCGGCCCAAAATTGAACTTCCTCTTACAGCAGGGTGGCCTTTCTCTGACGGCAGCACCCGAGGAGCGAAACTGAAGAGCATGTTTTCTGAAATACAGACTGACGGAGATGGACTGGACGTGTCGCACAGACTAACACGGCCGCGGCAGGAAGCAGTTTTCTGAAACTGCAATCACCAGTGCTGCAGTGCACTACCCTACCTTTAAGATGTATACGTCCAGATTCAGGTAAAGTGTACGATTTTCACATATAACTTCCTTGTAATTCCGAGTGTAGCCAGTTGTACTGCTGCTGTGCAATATTTAAAGGAAGAGAAGCATCAGCTAGCAGCAGTAGCAAGCGCAATCAGAGAGAAAACAATTACCGCACTCAACCACGACCTTGTAGTAGAGATAATACTGGCCGTGATATGGTACTATTGCCCGTCAAGCAGCGTACAGCTACTGGATGTTGTTTCAGTTATCTGCAAAACGCACTGTATCTGTCCCAACTTTGATGGCTAGTACTGCCGGCGATAATACAGTTGTACTTTTTTACATCAACATGATATGATATCGCAGCTTTCTATACAGAATTCCGAAATAAGATGCATAGCAACATAGATGACGAAGGGACGGGCGACTGGTCAGGGGTGAGGCTCCGCCTGAGGTGCTGGCCTCGGTTGGCTGCGAGGGTGGCCTCGTTCGGCTGCAGTGGTGGCCTCTGTCCACCTCCCCTTGGGGGCCAGCAGGAACGAGGGGTAGAGTAGAAGCTAAACAACGCACGAGATATGGCCGCAGCCAAAGTTGGGAGCCATGGCGGGGGATGCGCGAGCTGGGCCTGGGCGGCGGCAGAAATCGAGAGGCCTTGGAGCGGAGGTATCTGGGAGACGATCTCCTTGCCGGTAGAAAATAAAGACGTGGGGAAGCGGCAGCACATGGTCCGTGGCGGGGCAGCGGGAAATTTAGGTGCCGTAGCTGGAGAATAGGAAATCAGTAGCGGCGGGGGCACCTCCAGAACCACGGTGGCGCTGGGCCGCTGGCACCGGGCGGAGCGCGAGCTGCAGCCATGGCGGCGTGggatgccggcggacggcggcgctggAGGTCGGGGTGCAGCGCCGGCTTGGGTCTTCTAAGgcaggaggagggggcggcggcagGAGAAGCGCGGCCACCGCGTAGGATGTTGGACGTAATCGAGGGCGAGCGCCGACGGTAGGGAGACGAGGGATCTGAGTCATCTGACGcatcctgagggacgggaggaagGAGAAAATCATGACGAACCAGTTCGGTTGGTGGGTTTTTTTCTCCTCGAGCGTTATcgccttatatatatatatatatatatatatatatatatatatagagcaagactattctcgaacccccttaagatgggttctagaatagctattcttgaACCCACCCGAGATCCCGAACCAAACCGGCCGAAAAACCCACTTACCCCAACCCATACGTCTCTATTTCTGAACTTCCCCACCTTCTTCCCTATCAGCTCAAAAGGCATTGGCACCTCGCTGCCCGACCCCAACTCCCGTCCGACCTTCTTCCCTGGCGGCAACCGCGCCGAATCCCCGCCCAGCCTCCTTccccgcggcggtggcggcgaatcCCCACCCAGCCTTCTTCCTCGCGGCAGCAGCGGCGAATCCCCGCCCAGCCTTCTTCCCCACGGCAGCGGCGGCGAATCCCTGCCTAGCCTTCTTCCCCGGCGGCAACCGCGCCGAATCCCCGCCCagcctcctccggccgccgctccATCCGCTCGCTGCCGTATCCTCCTCCTGGCGCCGCGCACTCCCaaccgccgcgcccgccgccaccgcctcctctgCTCCAGccagcccgccgccgccccctcgccCTCCATCGTCGGCGGCCTCCTCGACTACCTCAACGAGTCATGGACGCAGTTCCACGCCACTGGTCAGTCAGCTTTCCCCCCACTCCCACATTAGACCCGGCATCTTATCCCCGCTCCAAATCTTTTGGCCGGCCCTGAACCTGTTCGGCCCTATTCCCTACCCGGGACGAGCCTAGGTTCTTGATATCCAACTGTGCGCCCGAAATGTAATGCTGCTAGTAAGCCGTGGACATTTGCTTTCAGCTGAGGCCAAGAGGCAGCTGCTGATTGCGGGGTTCAAGCTGCTCAGCGAGAACGACGACTGGGACCTGCAGCCTGGTGGCCGCTACTTCTTCACCCGCAACATGTCCTGCTTGGTTGCCTTTGCCGTGGGGGAAAAGTGAGTCTGTTTTCAGGAGCTCGCCTTGTCCTTACTGGCAGTGCGTTTACGTTATTAATCAGAATTTATAATTTGTCTTCAATTTTGGTGCTTAAAGCTGCTCAAAGGaagttctgttgtagtagcataaAGTGTGGCCATAACTGATTTAGACATGTATAGTAGAGGAGGAAACACCAGTAGGGTTGTAATTTGGTCCTTCCCATGCTTGTGTGTTCCTCTTAGGTTTCGAAACTCGTAATAACTCTAGCTTGGCTGGGTGATACCACGTTGCAACATACTGTTAAATGGGAGACGAAAATAGCACATGCTCCAAACAGAACACTTAGTCCTCAGTACCCAAAATAACATTGATGGAAATCCATATTCTCCGACTGCCAAAATGCAAATGCACATTCGATCTGAAACACATGCAAATGCCTTTGTTCTGCAGGTACAGAGTCGGCAACGGTTTCAACATAATTGCAGCCCACACCGATAGTCCGTGTCTCAAGCTGAAACCACGGTCTGCCTCCTTCAAGTCTGGTCATCAGATGATAAATGTGCAGACGTACGGAGGCGGGCTGTGGCATACATGGTTTGATAGAGACCTAACGTTGGCTGGGAGGGTCATCCTCAGGGCTGCTGATGGTTCGTTTGCGCACAAGCTTGTCAAAGTGAGCAGACCATTGATACGTGTACCAACACTGGCTATACATCTTGACCGGTTATTTCTCATGCCCTCTTTTGCACCGCTTTATCTCACTTTTAAGAACTAAAAGCCTGTCATATTGTAGTTTTTTTAGCATTGAACAAATACATGAGTTGTCCATCGATTTTAGTACTGCAGCCTCATCTAATCCTGCCAAAGTGCAAAGTTATGGcgactttttttttcttctacaaTACACCATTTCCTCATCTTTGGGCAAGTTCAGATCGTACGCGTATAAGTTCAAGATTTATTATCTGTACCAGCAGTATAAAATGGGCATgttaaaatttcacttttttagaATAAAAAGAAGTTCACTATGTTCCTATGTAAAGTTCACTATGTTCCTATGtttggtagttgctaacttttattgATAACCATGGACATATTTTAGAAGTTCGGAATTTTCAAAAGCTGAAGTCCAGTTCTACTCATACTATGAGTTCGCGTTTTATTTTTCAGGAAGTTCGCTTTCATTTAGCGGCAAGTTCGGCTCGTCCAATTCGGGGTTTTACCTTTTTTCTCTCAAAAGGTTTTAATTCTTCGCCCATGAGAAAAGAAGGAAAATTACTTAAGCTAGAGGAGAAATCCACCTTTTATTTCCATAATAATTTGAACTTATAGAATAAAAAAACACTGCATGTGTTACTGTTCTTCTAGCGAGCCCACAGTTGGTATTTCCTTTGTTCTTTGATGCTTCCTTTGTATTTTATAAATATATAAAGGAACAGAGGTTGGTGCTTTCGATTGTTACTTGGATGCATAAGCAAAATAGAGTAAAAGGCATATGGGGATATATTTATGTGACTGGTAAATAAGAAAAAGAAGTTCACATTATTATATTAGCACTACTGTGCCCCTGTAGTTTTATTTACGTGAGATATTTAAAAGCTACCTTTGTTTCTTCAATCTTAATATTCAGTTTCTTGTCTCTTCTGGTCCTAACCATAGTCTCTACAAACTAAGTATAACCATTGCACTGATGCAGGTATACTCTACCTTTTATTCCAGGAAGTAAATCTGACAATACTTAGAGCTCTCTTAAGATGGCGTTTGGGTACTTGGTGGAGGTTCAACGATGATCTACATCCCGCGGATCCGTTGGTGACAACGTGTCAGCATCATATACATCAGGGAAGTGCACTCCATACATCCGGGCAGTTCACTCGGTTTGATAAAATTTTAGAATGTTAAAGTAAATCATTGCACTTGCACATACCTGCAGTATGGACACAAATGGGTATAGTTGTGATGAAGTTTCTAAGAACTCGAAGGCAATCAAATGTTAGTTTATTGATTATTACTAGTCTTTTGTTGGTCTCGTCctccatatttttattttctttcttggaAGTGCATTATTTACATTCGGGAAGTGCACATGGATCAATTTGATATTTATGTTCAATATTCGTGATAATTTATCTTCATTTACGGAAGTTCACACTTCATTCCGTAGCAGCATCGGTGTAGGTCTTCTTGGGGCTGACCGAGCACCTGGCTGCTGCATTGGGGTTCAAATATAATCGAACCATCTTCACttttgttggatagttcacttcggaCATAATGGGAAGCTCAATTTGCACACCGTGAaaattcatttcatttttctATGAAACAAACTAAATGGTAATGGTGAGTTCACTTTTGTAAAAGTGAAGTTCAGTCCGTAAATAAAATGAAGTTCATTTGAACAAAAATGCATATTGTTGAGGAGCTCAATCTTGTTTTGATGTATAAAAGAATTATCTAGTATTTCATTTGCTCTTGACCATCTACCACTCGTCTACTAGTATCCTTATGCTATCTTTTTTGTTATATGTAAGGTACACCACTTGATCAAGCCTACTATGCTATATCCGGTAATACTCCATGGGGAAGTTTGTCTATTTTCTCACGGGAGTTGCCTCATCAACTATTTTGTCGGCCAAACCACAATGGAAGTTCACTTTCTCTTGGTGTGAAAGTTCAGCTTTATATAGTCGGTGAGTGTTGTCCGTCCGCGTTTAATTTCAAGGTTTATTTTCATCTTTCACTGAATGGTCTGAACTTTAAATATCTTAACTCATCTCTACGCTATCTTTCCTATTTCGTCCACATTGGTATGCTGATGCTACTTGAACTAATAATGATGCCTATGAATTGTGTTAGATTTTTTACCTTATGTGTAGGGAGTAGTAGCATTCTGGTTAGGCAAAGTTTGGATAATTGCAGCACACAATAGTCATTTCTGAAGTTCACTTTCCAATTTCAAGAAATTACTTCCTTGCATCTCTGATGTGCACGTGTATCTTCACAAAAATACATTTTCGGAATGCTTTTGGATACTCCATTTTTGCTATTTGTAAGCCTATAAGATCTGGGAGAGGTGGAAAAGCAGCGGAGTTTGGATAAAACACAGGAATGAAACATTGCGGTTGTATTATACTATTATGGTTAATAGGTAATGGCAGTTATTGACATACTTTTCTTTTGTATCATAGACTAAGCCTTCTCCACAGGCACTCAAAATTGTAGGAAGTTAATTCTACAAGTTTATTTTTTCACGAAATTCACTATTTTCATATCCGGAAGTTCGTATCTGTTGCTAATTTTGAATGACATGAAGCTAAACCTGTATTGTTCCTTCTAAACTACCAGTATAGAAATAAAAACAGATAGTTTCGATGCTAGTTTGTTGTGTGATTCATTTCATGAGCAAGAATGTGAATACAAGAAGTTCATAGTTCATTATGTGAGTGCAGGAAGTTCATTACACAAGCTCCGTCGATCTCCGCTGCTAGCATGTTCACTTTATACAATAACAGAGAAACATACGAAAATCGCTCTTTGTACACGAGCAGTTTGTCATATATAAATATACCGAAGTCCGTTCATATTGTTGCATACAAAGATTATTGCTATGcatgatatcttatattttaaaAAGGTACAATGATTTGCGATGTAGAAGGAAAAAAATTCATATTGTTTACATGGCCAAGTTCATTTTCTCGCCAAGTTCATTTTATTTGAAAGCAATGTATTATTGATTTGAACTAAACATTAGTTGATTTCTGTAATTTCACTTTATATACATTGCATAAGTTCACTTTTATACATTGGAGAAGTTCAGTTAGTCCAACATAGGCTGATGCATTAACAGGCTGTTGTTTAATTGGTTCGGAATGCCTGCGGCTGTGAGCTTATATTTGATTTTGCAATTAACAAGTTGTTGTGTATTTTGTGCTCCATTCTAGCTCCCATGCATGTTCGCTGTAGCTTTTCTATATAATACATCTAGATTCTCTTCTCTTATTTTCTTCCTTTGATACAAACTGATGAACCTATTTTCTTCCATTTGTTGGCGTGGCAGATTTCTGTAGTAGCATGTCGCGCTGGTGGCCGTCATGTCCTAAAATTATTGAACAGGGCCCTGTGCCGCTGATTCCCTGGCCGATACCTTCTGTGAGCGGGTGCGTGCTCCTCCGACAGCTACCATTTCTCCCACGCAAAATGGCGCTCTGGATTCTCTTGGAGGGTAGATACTAGTTATAGTGAAGGGGGAGTTTCGGTGCTGTGAGGTGAATTGTTCTTGTGAGACTCCAGTCCGTCATGTGCCATGAAGCTCAATACTGATTTTGGGGAAGTTCAGACTGTTGCGGCCTGAAGCCCACCGTGCAGGCAACAAGTCACCAGAGTTGAGCGCGATGCTTTGTGTAGGATTCTCACACTGAATCCCATGCAAAAGGTGTGCAAAAGGTGTTGGCGATCGAAACCATCAGGGCAGGAAGGTGTTATGGATCAATTCTGCTACTGGTGAGAAGCTAGCTTCCCTATATCAATTGCTGATTTTTGGACGTGGTGCAAGCCCAGAACTGCTTCCAGGTGGAGCAGCATGTGCATAGTTCGGAACTGCTACTCGGCGTGTACTATTTGATAtctattttagaaaaaaaaattgctAGCATATTATTGTGCAGTGCTTGTGCGAGTGCTGACTAGTTTGCACTGCTTTGTAAAATTGTGTGAGCAGTACATGGACGGTGAACTCACTTGTATATTCGGAAGTGCACTAATTGTCTTCATTCCAGGAAGTACACTCTGGGTTTGAACCGTGCAAAAATAATGGAAGTACACATATTTGATATGTGAAGGATTGCTCGTATGACTTAGGCATTAAACAAAGATATTAAAGCTGTGAACACGGGAGGTCACCCCTGTCCTCCACGAGAATCTACTTTCAACATCCTGGGATTTCGACGACCGTACCGGCCACAGCTGTTGCAATGCCTCTCATGGTGTTCTTTGGATGGAATTTGTGTAGGAAAAAGACAAGATACACAAATATTGGGCGGTGGATAAAAATCACTGTTTTCCGCTGGTCTAAACTTCTAAACTTTGGATCTCCGCATAGCCACCGATGTCCCTGGAACATCACGAGAATTGAGCTCGACATGGTATATGTGAAGTTCACATCTTCTGATTAGTGGAGTTCACTTCTCATAATTCGTGGAGTTCACATCTTCCGATTGATCATGCGACAACAATTCAGTATATTTTGCGTTGCACAATGTGCATTTCTCTTGCGGGGAATTAGCCTTAATCTTCTCATTAGCCTTTATGTTTGTTCGCCGTGTGGAAGTTCACATTTGGCATGCCAAATAGTTACTCTTTGTCGAAATTCACTTTGTTCGGGCCAAAAGATTACTTTGTACCGCACagaaattaattttttttgtcaaaattaacTTTGGTCAAGATAGAAAATAACTTTTGTCAGAACAGAAATTCACCTTGTGTCGCTAGGAAGTTCACCTTTGACCGAAATTCACTTTGGTAGGGCGAAGTTTACTTGGTACCGCGCGAGAGTTCACTTTAACCAAGCGAAAATTTATTTTTTGTCAATATTACCTTTGAACGCGTAGGAAGTTCAAAATTTATATTTGTCAATATTAAATTTGAATGCGGAGGATGTTCACCATGAACATGCCGGAAAATTGCTTTTGTCGAACTTCACTTTGTACCGGCGCGAAGTTCACTTTGACCCATGTAGGAAGTACATTTTGAGCATGCCTGAAACTTTTATATCGCGATtggaagttcactaacagatatcgggaagttcacttctatattcgagcaGCTCATGTACTCTGTTTTTCTGGGCGGAAATCATACACATAGAAATGGTCCGTACGGCCTCCGATTGCGCAAATCGACCATGCAgcgtacaattagcactaatataactctattGATACTACAACAAACCGCAATGCCACaactaatcaatctagatgagccaatatcAAAATGTTCTCGTGTCGGCATTATCTCCGATTTTGCATATTTTTGAAATTAAAATTAAAACATTTAGaatttcgaaaaatgttcaatatAAAAAAGCtgcgcctaatcaatatcttttcaatgCAATATTGTTTGAAACATTCCGATgagtggttcggaaataagccCCAAAAAACAGTACGAAAAATCGAGAAGTTCAAAAAGTGGAATCACGTATTttaaaatctgctcttaaactgtaaggaattaagaAAAATGTTCTTCATGAAAAATGTGCGCCTAGTCATCAgctttccaacggcatatcatacACATGAatccgataaacggtttgaaaactaGACGCAAAAAACTGCAcaaaatagagaaatccgcgaaaacgttgttttgtatatttaaaattatttttaaacagtacagaatttgggaaaacaataaacacgaaaaagttgcgaaatttccatacgaatccaacggtatattatatgcatcattctGATAAGTAGTTAAAAAATCAACACAGAAATACTATCCGCACGAACGTGCAATTCTGGTATTCCACTGAGAAGTTCACTTGGAAACATCCAGAAGTTCACAAGTGGTTCCAGAGAAGTTCAGATGCGACGgaagttcgctatattttctgaagttcacttgaAACTAGACTCTAGTTTCGGAAGTtcgccctgtacaatattgaagtccgtcgggaagttcagattcagggaagaagaagttcagatccatgtaccgggaagttcagaaagggttcgagaatagtttttctcgaaccggttcgagaatagcagacaagactattctcgaacccccttaagatgggttctagaatagctattcttgaACCCACCCGAGATCCCGAACCAAACCGGCCGAAAAACCCACTTACCCCAACCCATACGTCTCTATTTCTGAACTTCCCCACCTCGCTGCCCGACCCCAACTCCCGTCCGACCTTCTTCCCCGGCGGCAACCGCGTCGAATCCCCGCCCAGCCTCCTTccccgcggcggtggcggcgaatcCCCGCCCAGCCTTCTTccccgcggcggtggcggcgaatcCCCGCCCAGCCTTCTTCCCCACGGCAGCGGCGGCGAATCCCTGCCTAGCCTTCTTCCCCGGCGGCAACCGCGCCGAATCCCCGCCCagcctcctccggccgccgctccATCCGCTCGCTGCCGTATCATCCTCCTGGCGCCGCGCACTCCCaaccgccgcgcccgccgccaccgcctcctctgCTCCAGccagcccgccgccgccccctcgccCTCCATCGTCGGCGGCCTCCTCGACTACCTCAACGAGTCATGGACGCAGTTCCACGCCACTGGTAAGTCAGCTTTCCCCCCACTCCCACATTAGACCCGGCATCTTATCCCCGCTCCAAATCTTTTGGCCGGCCCTGAACCTGTTCGGCCCTATTCCCTACCCGGGACGAGCCTAGGTTCTTGATATCCAACTGTGCGCCCGAAATGTAATGCTGCTACTAAGCCGTGGACATTTGCTTTCAGCTGAGGCCAAGAGGCAGCTGCTGATTGCGGGGTTCAAGCTGCTCAGCGAGAACGACGACTGGGACCTGCAGCCTGGTGGCCGCTACTTCTTCGCCCGCAACATGTCCTCGCTTGGTTGCCTTTGCCGTGGGGGAAAAGTGAGTCCGTTTTCGGGAGCTCGCCTTGTCCTTACGGCGAGTGCGTTTACGTTATTAATCGAATTTATAATTTGTCTTCAATTTTGGTGCTTAAAGCTGCTCAAAGGaagttctgttgtagtagcataaAGTGTGGCCATAACTGATTTAGACATGTATAGTAGAGGAGGAAACACCGAGTAGGGTTGTAATTTGGTCCTTCCCATGCTTGTGTGTTCCTCTTAGGTTTCGAAACTCGTAATAACTCTAGCTTGGCCGGGTGATACCACGTTGCAACATACCGTTAAATGGGAGACGAAAATAGCACATGCTCCAAACGGAACACTTAGTCCTCGGTACCCAAAATAACATTGATGGAAATCCATATTCTCCGATCGCCAAAATGCAAATGCACATTCGATCCGAAACACATGCAAATGCCTTTGTTCTCGCAGGTACGGAGTCGGCAACGGTTTCAACATAATTGCAGCCCACACCGATAGTCTCGTGTCTCAAGCCGAAACCACGGTCCGCCTCCTTCAAGTCTGGTCATCGGATGATAAATGTGCGGACGTACGGAGGCGGGCTGTGGCATACATGGTTTGATAGAGACCTAACGTTGGTCGGGAGGGTCATCCTCGGGGCTGCCGATGGTTCGTTTGCGCACAAGCTTGTCAAAGTGAGCAGACCATTGATACGTGTACCAACACTGGCTATACATCTTGACCGGTTATTTCTCATGCCCTCTTTTGCACAGCTTTATCTCACTTTTAAGAACTAAAAGCCTGTCATCTTGTATTTTTAGCGTTGAACAAATACATGAGTTGTCCATCGATTTTAGTACTGCAGCCTCATGTAATCCTGCCAAAGTGCGAAGTTATGgcgacttttttttttcttctacaaTACAC includes:
- the LOC124689981 gene encoding uncharacterized protein LOC124689981, which translates into the protein MGSRIAILEPTRDPEPNRPKNPLTPTHTSLFLNFPTFFPISSKGIGTSLPDPNSRPTFFPGGNRAESPPSLLPRGGGGESPPSLLPRGSSGESPPSLLPHGSGGESLPSLLPRRQPRRIPAQPPPAAAPSARCRILLLAPRTPNRRARRHRLLCSSQPAAAPSPSIVGGLLDYLNESWTQFHATAEAKRQLLIAGFKLLSENDDWDLQPGGRYFFTRNMSCLVAFAVGEKYRVGNGFNIIAAHTDSPCLKLKPRSASFKSGHQMINVQTYGGGLWHTWFDRDLTLAGRVILRAADGSFAHKLVKEVRFHLAASSARPIRGFTFFLSKGSKSDNT